The DNA region ACGTCGATGCGCTTTCCCCTCTGCGTTTCATGCGTGCCGTCAGTTTCATGGGGAACACCTTCGAGGGTCCCATGCCCGACTGGAAGAAGGTCGGCGCCATCAAGGCCTTGTATTTATCCGATAACCGATTCTCCGGCCAGATTGCGGTGGATGCCTTTAGGGGCATGTACTCTCTCAAGAAAGTCCACCTAGCCAACAATAACTTCACCGGGCCCCTCCCCACATCCCTCGAATCACCTAAGCTCATTGAGTTGAAACTCCAAAACAACCACTTCACCGGCACCATTCCTAAAATCAGCTCCGACTCTCTCAAAGAGCTCGACCTCTCCAACAACCAATTGGAGGGCCCCATCCCCACTGCCCTCAACCTCATGGATCCACTCGCATTCGCGGGTAATAAAGCACTATGTGGGGCCCCTCTCTCCAACGCATGCGATCCCACTCTTTACCCTCCGtcatcatcctcatcctcatcttcatcttcctcatcaccaccatcatcatcttcatcaagaACTCCCATCGCATTGATAATACTGTTGATCCTTGTGGGGATCTTACTCCTTCTCCTAGTCATCTTCCTCCTCGCAAAATTCTGCAAGCACGGCAGCATAAACGAGACTCCGCAGCTGGGGAAGCCCATTACAGCGGCTGTTGACATCGAAAAGGCCCCATCGGCACCAGCCGCAGCCGCAGTGGCAGTGGCAGTGGCAGAAGCAGATGCGGCGGGAATCCTGGCAGGAGGGAAAAGGTCGGATCAGCACCAGCCTGGTAAGCTGTCGTTCGTGGATGAGAGGAGGCACAAGTTTGACCTGCAGGATCTGATGAAGGCTTCGGCAGAGGTTCTGGGAAGTGGCAACTTTGGGGCATCGTACAAGGCGGTGCTGGTAGACGGGGAGGCGCTGGTTGTGAAGAGATTCAAGCAGATGAACGGCATTGCTCGGGAAGACTTCCATGAGCACATGAGGAGGCTAGGGAGGCTCAACCACCCCAACCTGCTGCCACTCGTTGCCTATTTGTTCCGCAAGGAGGAGAAGCTCTTGGTATTCGACTTCGTAGATAATGGCAGCTTGGCGGCCCTTCTGCATGGTCCATATACAAACCCTAAATTAGTCATATATGGATGGatggattgattgattgattgatgcaATTGTGTGTGTACAGGAAAACACTCTGGGGTGCTTAACTGGGTTACGAGGTTGAAGATCATTAAGGGGGTGGCAAAGGGGCTGGTATATCTCCAAAATGAGGTTCCAACCATTACAGTGCCGCACGGGCACCTGACATCATCCAACGTCCTCTTGGACAGCGAATACAACCCACTCCTCATGGACTACGCTCTCCACCCGGTCGTCAACTCCACTTATGTCCACAACGTCCTGCTCGCCTACAAGTCCCCCGAGTACGCTCAGCACGGCCGCATTTCCAAGAAAACCGACGTTTGGTGCCTCGGCACCCTCATACTCGAGATACTCACCGGAAGATACCTCTCTCACGCCACCACCACCGACCTAGCCGCCTGGATCAACGGCATTGCCGGTGAGGAATACTCTAAAGTTTTTGACAAGGACATGGAAGCTAGCGCCGTCGGAAGCAGGAACCAAATGGAGAAGATGTTGCAGATAGGGATATCGTGTTGTAAAGAGGATGCCGATAAGAGATGGGATTTGGAGGTGGCCGCTCGACAGATTGATCTTGTTCAGCTTGACGACTGATTATGCTCTACCTCTCTCTTTCTATCTTTACTTACTCGCAACTCACGATCATATATCCATTTTAATCAAATAAGATGTTCATTCAATTTGTATAAATATTGATGGATCCACTTTCAATACTACCCATCTGTATGTAAACTTCATTAATCACATGCAACCTAGACTTACTATCTCTCTCGCCTTCTCTTAAGGGAACTGAATATACAATATTTGTGTGCACTTGCACATGACAATTAAGAGCGGTGTTAATTGTGGTCCATGGTCGTTGCATATACATAAACATAAGGTTATTAGGATAGTCATCAATGTATACTAACTACAAATCAAATCTCAACCACtagataaaaaaatgaaataatgagaATTGTGGATTTTAAAAACACGGAGATCATATTAAGAGCATTTTGGTCCATTCCAAAACACGGGGGTCACCAGGGACGGACATAACATAGGCTAAGTTGCCGCTACAACAAGGGCTTGGCCGGTGCTATCATCTCATATTCACGTGCTTTTTTGTTTACAGATGAGATGATGAGAAAGGGTAACAGGGGCACAGGCGATGGAGAGGAAAAGTGGGTAGAGAGaagaaaatagtactccctccgtcctccaaATTTTGTCATAGTTTGATCAGGCACgggtttaagaaatgta from Salvia splendens isolate huo1 unplaced genomic scaffold, SspV2 ctg929, whole genome shotgun sequence includes:
- the LOC121791831 gene encoding pollen receptor-like kinase 5, translating into RYVWGLQLERMNLKGNIDVDALSPLRFMRAVSFMGNTFEGPMPDWKKVGAIKALYLSDNRFSGQIAVDAFRGMYSLKKVHLANNNFTGPLPTSLESPKLIELKLQNNHFTGTIPKISSDSLKELDLSNNQLEGPIPTALNLMDPLAFAGNKALCGAPLSNACDPTLYPPSSSSSSSSSSSSPPSSSSSRTPIALIILLILVGILLLLLVIFLLAKFCKHGSINETPQLGKPITAAVDIEKAPSAPAAAAVAVAVAEADAAGILAGGKRSDQHQPGKLSFVDERRHKFDLQDLMKASAEVLGSGNFGASYKAVLVDGEALVVKRFKQMNGIAREDFHEHMRRLGRLNHPNLLPLVAYLFRKEEKLLVFDFVDNGSLAALLHGKHSGVLNWVTRLKIIKGVAKGLVYLQNEVPTITVPHGHLTSSNVLLDSEYNPLLMDYALHPVVNSTYVHNVLLAYKSPEYAQHGRISKKTDVWCLGTLILEILTGRYLSHATTTDLAAWINGIAGEEYSKVFDKDMEASAVGSRNQMEKMLQIGISCCKEDADKRWDLEVAARQIDLVQLDD